In Dermacentor albipictus isolate Rhodes 1998 colony chromosome 6, USDA_Dalb.pri_finalv2, whole genome shotgun sequence, the following proteins share a genomic window:
- the LOC135918701 gene encoding solute carrier family 22 member 6-A-like, producing the protein MKEISALIGPPRWYHLLVCLLTFVRAFPSSWTYFTALFVAADVEHWCSRPRDSTFANWTEQRWKAEAIPVINNSRLATDPKYESCRILVLTCFAFYCFQWDLVCQHEWQRSMMTSIVFAGSLVGSLVMGHMSDRFGRRTVFFFCVFGAALFGSLGAVSPSVKWYNALRFFASINIAGIQTSSAALLAEILEPRFRTFLNIGYTAGFAIPSVLLPGVAYLLSDWKLLQLVSGLVALTSVPFMLVIQESPRWLITVGREEQAERAISKILKMNRRKVPNLKSTLHVIAERIRASSTSAIGPIEILRHRLIRRNAFLLFVVWFCDNSLMIAMMLGAVDIEGSHLVNFAISTAAEIPAAFVGLAMVYYCRRKPTQAATLILAGIAAAAVELTPPGWPYLGLSMSMAGRFVLTLSASVKWVWTMELFPTAARAFGFAACFTVGRVSGTMAPFMSVLKKHTSVYVAATLLATVAVIGAATATFLTETRGIELPDTFDEAEEVAKKRTRARDYQLTTVEASEERSQSIATTAMLTE; encoded by the exons ATGAAGGAAATCAGTGCTCTCATAGGACCGCCGCGGTGGTACCACTTGCTCGTCTGCTTGCTGACCTTCGTGCGCGCATTTCCGTCCTCCTGGACATATTTCACGGCGTTGTTTGTCGCCGCGGACGTCGAACACTGGTGCTCGAGGCCACGTGACTCGACGTTCGCCAACTGGACGGAGCAGCGGTGGAAAGCCGAGGCCATCCCCGTCATCAACAATTCTCGGCTGGCGACCGACCCGAAATACGAATCCTGCAGGAT ACTCGTTCTAACCTGTTTTGCTTTTTACTGCTTCCAGTGGGACCTTGTGTGCCAGCACGAATGGCAGCGCTCGATGATGACAAGCATCGTTTTTGCGGGATCCCTCGTAGGGTCACTCGTCATGGGGCACATGTCCGACAG ATTCGGGCGTCGAACCGTATTCTTTTTCTGCGTGTTCGGAGCTGCCCTCTTCGGGTCTCTGGGCGCGGTGTCCCCGTCGGTGAAATGGTACAACGCCCTCCGCTTCTTCGCCTCCATCAACATCGCCGGCATCCAGACGAGCTCGGCGGCCTTAC TGGCCGAAATCTTGGAGCCTCGCTTCCGAACGTTCCTCAACATCGGCTACACCGCTGGATTTGCCATACCCTCGGTGCTGCTGCCCGGTGTTGCCTATCTACTGTCAGATTGGAAACTTCTTCAGCTTGTCTCTGGTCTCGTCGCTCTGACCAGCGTACCATTTATGCT cgTGATCCAGGAGTCACCACGATGGCTCATCACGGTTGGCAGggaggagcaagccgaacgcgccatcTCGAAAATACTTAAAATGAACCGCCGGAAGGTTCCTAACCTGAAGTCGACGTTGCACGTCATTGCGGAGAGAATTCGGGCATCTTCGACCAGTGCCATCGGCCCCATAGAGATTCTAAGGCACAGATTGATTAGGAGGAACGCCTTTCTTCTGTTTGTCGTTTG GTTCTGCGACAACTCCCTCATGATCGCTATGATGCTCGGTGCCGTGGACATCGAGGGTAGCCACTTGGTCAACTTCGCCATATCCACGGCGGCCGAGATACCCGCTGCATTCGTCGGGCTGGCCATGGTATACTACTGTCGTCGTAAGCCGACTCAGGCGGCCACTCTCATTTTGGCGGGGATCGCAGCAGCCGCGGTGGAGTTGACGCCCCCCG GTTGGCCTTACCTAGGCCTGTCGATGTCCATGGCGGGTCGTTTCGTGCTCACCCTGTCGGCATCGGTCAAGTGGGTCTGGACCATGGAGTTGTTCCCGACAGCGGCGCGCGCATTCGGCTTTGCCGCGTGCTTCACCGTCGGTCGCGTTTCGGGCACCATGGCTCCCTTCATGAGCGTTCTT AAGAAGCATACTTCTGTGTATGTGGCTGCCACTCTACTAGCAACGGTAGCAGTCATTGGAGCAGCCACGGCCACGTTTCTAACAGAAACCCGAGGCATCGAACTTCCGGACACATTCGACGAGGCCGAGGAGGTCGCCAAAAAGCGCACGAG